A genome region from Gallus gallus isolate bGalGal1 chromosome 9, bGalGal1.mat.broiler.GRCg7b, whole genome shotgun sequence includes the following:
- the HDLBP gene encoding vigilin isoform X1 yields the protein MSSVAVLTQESFAEHRSGLTQQQVKVTALNSEEENDPPTYKEAFPPLPEKAPCLEAAQEPSGPWSKIRPIKASVITQVFHVPLEERKYKDMNQFGEGEQAKICLDIMQKTGAHLELSLAKDQGLSIMVSGKLEAVMKARKEIVARLQTQASATVAIPKEHHRFVIGKNGEKLQDLELKTATKIQIPRPDDPSNQIKITGTKEGIEKARHEILLISAEQDKRAVERLDVEKVYHPFIAGPYNKLVSELMQDTGTRINIPPPSVNKTEIVFTGEKEQLAQAVARVKKIYEEKKKKTTTIAVEVKKSQHKYVIGPKGNSLQEILEKTGVSVEIPPTDSSSETVILRGEPEKLGQALTEVYAKANSFTVSSVSAPSWLHRFIIGKKGQNLAKITQQMPKVHIEFTEGEDKITLEGPTEDVNVAQEQIEVMVKDLINRMDYAEINVDHKFHRHLIGKNGANINRIKDLYKVSVRIPPDNEKSNLIRIEGDPQGVQQAKKELLELASRMENERTKDLIIEQKFHRTIIGQKGERIREIREKFPEVIINFPDPAHKSDIVQLRGPKNEVEKCTKYMQKMVADLVENSFSISVPIFKQFHKNIIGKGGANIKKIREESNTKIDLPAENSNSETIVITGKRANCEAARHRILAIQKELANITEVEVSIPSKLHNSLIGAKGRFIRSIMEECGGVHIHFPTEGSGSDTVTIRGPAQDVEKAKKQLLHLAEEKQTKSYTVDLRAKPEYHKFLIGKGGGNIRKVRDNTGARIIFPTSEDKDQELITIMGTEEAVKEAQKELEALIKNLDNVVEDSMVVDPKHHRHFVIRRGQVLREIADEYGGVMVSFPRSGTQSDKVTLKGAKDCVEAAKKRIQEIIEDLEAQVTIECTIPQKFHRSIMGPKGSRIQQITRDYGVQIKFPDREENPAPVAEPALQENGEEGGEGKDGKDADPSSPRKCDIIIISGRREKCEAAKEALQALVPVTIEVEVPFDLHRYIIGQKGSGIRKMMDEFEVNIQVPAPELQSDIITITGLAANLDRAKAGLLERVKELQAEQEDRALRSFKLTVTVDPKYHPKIIGRKGAVITQIRTEHEVNIQFPDKDDESQAQDQITITGYEKNAEAARDAIMKIVGELEQMVSEDVTLDHRVHARIIGARGKAIRKIMDEFKVDIRFPQSGAPDPNCVTVTGLPENVEEAIDHILNLEEEYLADVVDNEAMQVYMKPSSHEESKAPSKGFVVRDAPWATVNNEKAPDMSSSEDFPSFGAQVAPKTLPWGPKR from the exons GTGAAAG TTACAGCTTTAAACTCTGAAGAAGAGAATGATCCTCCAACCTACAAGGAAGCCTTCCCTCCGCTCCCTGAGAAAGCACCATGTTTGGAAGCTGCCCAGGAACCGTCTGGTCCCTGGAGCAAGATCCGACCGATAAAGGCTTCTGTCATCACTCAG GTGTTTCATGTGCCactagaagagagaaaatacaaggaCATGAATCAGTTTGGAGAAGGCGAGCAGGCCAAGATCTGCCTTGACATCATGCAGAAGACAGGAGCTCACCTGGAGCTGTCTCTCGCAAAGGACCAGGGCCTTTCTATCATGGTTTCTGGCAAGCTGGAAGCAGTCATGAAGGCTCGAAAGGAGATTGTCGCTCGGCTGCAGACACAG GCTTCAGCAACAGTTGCCATCCCCAAGGAGCACCACCGCTTTGTCATTGGAAAGAATGGTGAGAAGCTGCAGGACCTGGAGCTCAAAACTGCAACCAAAATCCAGATCCCCCGCCCGGATGACCCCAGCAACCAGATCAAGATCACCGGCACTAAAGAAGGGATTGAGAAAGCCCGGCATGAGATCCTCCTCATCTCTGCTGAGCAg GATAAGCGTGCTGTGGAGCGGCTGGATGTGGAGAAGGTGTATCACCCCTTCATTGCTGGCCCTTACAACAAGCTGGTGAGTGAGCTCATGCAGGACACGGGGACGCGCATCAACATTCCTCCACCCAGCGTCAACAAGACAGAGATAGTCTTCACTGGAGAAAAGGAGCAGCTGGCCCAGGCTGTCGCTCGTGTTAAGAAGATCTATGAGGAGAAG aaaaagaagactACTACCATTGCGGTGGAAGTGAAGAAGTCCCAGCACAAGTATGTCATCGGCCCCAAGGGGAATTCCCTGCAGGAGATCTTGGAGAAAACTGGAGTCTCTGTCGAGATCCCACCCACTGACAGTAGCTCGGAGACGGTGATACTGCGAGGCGAGCCTGAAAAGCTTGGGCAAGCGTTGACTGAAGTCTATGCAAAG gcCAACAGTTTTACCGTCTCCTCGGTCTCTGCCCCCTCTTGGCTTCATCGTTTCATTATTggaaagaaaggacaaaacCTGGCCAAAATAACTCAGCAAATGCCAAAG GTTCACATCGAATTCACTGAAGGAGAGGATAAAATCACTTTGGAAGGACCTACAGAAGATGTGAATGTGGCTCAGGAACAGATTGAAGTCATGGTCAAGGATCTG ATCAACCGGATGGATTATGCAGAAATCAATGTCGACCACAAATTCCATCGACACCTCATTGGCAAGAACGGAGCAAACA TTAACAGGATTAAGGACCTCTACAAGGTGTCTGTACGCATTCCCCCGGACAATGAGAAGAGCAACCTGATCAGAATTGAAGGAGATCCACAGGGGGTCCAACAGGCCAAGAAAGAGCTGCTGGAACTCGCTTCCCGTATG GAAAATGAACGCACCAAGGACCTAATCATTGAGCAGAAATTCCACCGGACCATCATTGGGCAGAAGGGTGAGCGGATCCGGGAAATTCGGGAGAAATTCCCAGAG GTTATCATCAACTTCCCAGACCCAGCGCACAAGAGCGATATTGTCCAACTGAGAGGTCCCAAAAATGAGGTGGAGAAGTGCACCAAGTACATGCAAAAGATGGTGGCAGACCTG GTTGAAAACAGCTTTTCGATTTCTGTCCCAATCTTCAAACAATTCCACAAGAACATCATAGGCAAAGGAGGTGCCAACATCAAGAAG attcGTGAAGAAAGCAACACCAAGATCGATCTCCCAGCAGAGAACAGCAACTCAGAGACAATTGTTATCACAGGCAAGAGAGCAAACTGTGAAGCTGCTCGCCACAGAATTCTTGCCATCCAAAAGGAGCTG GCCAACATCACAGAGGTGGAGGTCTCTATTCCTTCCAAACTGCACAATTCCCTCATTGGCGCCAAAGGCCGCTTCATCCGCTCCATCATGGAGGAATGTGGTGGAGTCCACATCCACTTTCCCACTGAGGGCTCTGGCAGTGACACGGTGACCATCAGGGGCCCAGCCCAGGACGTGGAGAAAGccaagaagcagctgctgcacctGGCGGAGGAGAAG CAAACTAAGAGCTACACGGTGGACCTCCGTGCGAAGCCAGAGTACCACAAATTCCTTATTGGTAAGGGTGGTGGCAACATCCGTAAAGTGCGTGACAATACCGGCGCCCGCATCATCTTCCCGACCTCTGAGGACAAAGATCAGGAGCTGATTACTATCATGGGAACTGAGGAAGCTGTCAAAGAGGCACAGAAGGAGTTAGAGGCCCTCATCAAGAACCTG GATAATGTGGTTGAAGACTCCATGGTGGTTGACCCCAAGCACCACCGCCACTTTGTCATCCGGAGAGGACAAGTCCTGCGTGAGATTGCAGATGAGTATGGTGGTGTGATGGTCAGCTTCCCACGCTCCGGCACCCAGAGTGACAAAGTCACCCTCAAGGGAGCCAAGGACTGTGTGGAGGCAGCCAAGAAACGCATCCAGGAGATCATCGAGGACCTG GAAGCTCAAGTGACAATCGAATGCACCATCCCACAAAAGTTCCACCGCTCCATTATGGGCCCCAAAGGATCCCGGATCCAGCAGATCACCCGGGACTATGGTGTCCAGATCAAATTCCCTGACAGGGAGGAGAACCCAG CTCCTGTTGCAGAGCCAGCATTGCAGGAGAATGGTGAGGAGGGTGGGGAAGGCAAGGATGGGAAGGACGCAGACCCCAGCTCTCCAAGGAAGTGTGATATCATCATCATCTCTGGTCGCAGGGAGAAGTGTGAGGCAGCGAAGGAGGCACTGCAG GCTCTGGTTCCTGTCACCATTGAAGTGGAAGTTCCCTTTGATCTGCACCGTTATATCATTGGCCAGAAGGGAAGTGGGATCCGTAAAATGATGGACGAGTTTGAA GTGAACATCCAGGTCCCTGCTCCTGAGCTGCAGTCAGATATCATCACCATCACTGGGCTGGCTGCCAACCTGGACCGTGCCAAGGCTGGGCTGCTGGAAAGAGTGAAGGAGCTGCAAGCTGAACAAGAGGATCGG GCCTTGCGAAGCTTCAAGCTGACAGTCACCGTTGATCCCAAGTACCACCCCAAAATCATTGGGCGTAAGGGAGCAGTGATCACCCAGATACGCACAGAGCATGAGGTCAACATCCAGTTCCCTGACAAAGATGACGAAAGCCAG GCACAGGACCAGATCACCATCACTGGCTATGAGAAGAATGCTGAGGCTGCCCGGGATGCCATCATGAAGATCGTTGGTGAGCTGGAGCAGATGGTGTCTGAGGATGTGACTCTGGACCATCGTGTTCACGCACGTATCATCGGTGCACGTGGCAAAGCCATCCGCAAAATCATGGATGAGTTCAAG GTGGATATTCGCTTTCCCCAGAGTGGAGCTCCTGACCCCAACTGTGTGACTGTGACAGGACTCCCTGAGAATGTGGAAGAAGCTATTGATCACATCCTGAACTTGGAGGAAGAATAT CTTGCAGATGTGGTGGACAATGAGGCAATGCAAGTCTATATGAAGCCCTCTTCCCATGAAGAgtccaaggccccatccaaggGCTTTGTGGTGAGAGATGCCCCCTGGGCCACTGTCAACAATGAAAAG
- the HDLBP gene encoding vigilin isoform X2, translating into MSSVAVLTQESFAEHRSGLTQQQVKALNSEEENDPPTYKEAFPPLPEKAPCLEAAQEPSGPWSKIRPIKASVITQVFHVPLEERKYKDMNQFGEGEQAKICLDIMQKTGAHLELSLAKDQGLSIMVSGKLEAVMKARKEIVARLQTQASATVAIPKEHHRFVIGKNGEKLQDLELKTATKIQIPRPDDPSNQIKITGTKEGIEKARHEILLISAEQDKRAVERLDVEKVYHPFIAGPYNKLVSELMQDTGTRINIPPPSVNKTEIVFTGEKEQLAQAVARVKKIYEEKKKKTTTIAVEVKKSQHKYVIGPKGNSLQEILEKTGVSVEIPPTDSSSETVILRGEPEKLGQALTEVYAKANSFTVSSVSAPSWLHRFIIGKKGQNLAKITQQMPKVHIEFTEGEDKITLEGPTEDVNVAQEQIEVMVKDLINRMDYAEINVDHKFHRHLIGKNGANINRIKDLYKVSVRIPPDNEKSNLIRIEGDPQGVQQAKKELLELASRMENERTKDLIIEQKFHRTIIGQKGERIREIREKFPEVIINFPDPAHKSDIVQLRGPKNEVEKCTKYMQKMVADLVENSFSISVPIFKQFHKNIIGKGGANIKKIREESNTKIDLPAENSNSETIVITGKRANCEAARHRILAIQKELANITEVEVSIPSKLHNSLIGAKGRFIRSIMEECGGVHIHFPTEGSGSDTVTIRGPAQDVEKAKKQLLHLAEEKQTKSYTVDLRAKPEYHKFLIGKGGGNIRKVRDNTGARIIFPTSEDKDQELITIMGTEEAVKEAQKELEALIKNLDNVVEDSMVVDPKHHRHFVIRRGQVLREIADEYGGVMVSFPRSGTQSDKVTLKGAKDCVEAAKKRIQEIIEDLEAQVTIECTIPQKFHRSIMGPKGSRIQQITRDYGVQIKFPDREENPAPVAEPALQENGEEGGEGKDGKDADPSSPRKCDIIIISGRREKCEAAKEALQALVPVTIEVEVPFDLHRYIIGQKGSGIRKMMDEFEVNIQVPAPELQSDIITITGLAANLDRAKAGLLERVKELQAEQEDRALRSFKLTVTVDPKYHPKIIGRKGAVITQIRTEHEVNIQFPDKDDESQAQDQITITGYEKNAEAARDAIMKIVGELEQMVSEDVTLDHRVHARIIGARGKAIRKIMDEFKVDIRFPQSGAPDPNCVTVTGLPENVEEAIDHILNLEEEYLADVVDNEAMQVYMKPSSHEESKAPSKGFVVRDAPWATVNNEKAPDMSSSEDFPSFGAQVAPKTLPWGPKR; encoded by the exons GTGAAAG CTTTAAACTCTGAAGAAGAGAATGATCCTCCAACCTACAAGGAAGCCTTCCCTCCGCTCCCTGAGAAAGCACCATGTTTGGAAGCTGCCCAGGAACCGTCTGGTCCCTGGAGCAAGATCCGACCGATAAAGGCTTCTGTCATCACTCAG GTGTTTCATGTGCCactagaagagagaaaatacaaggaCATGAATCAGTTTGGAGAAGGCGAGCAGGCCAAGATCTGCCTTGACATCATGCAGAAGACAGGAGCTCACCTGGAGCTGTCTCTCGCAAAGGACCAGGGCCTTTCTATCATGGTTTCTGGCAAGCTGGAAGCAGTCATGAAGGCTCGAAAGGAGATTGTCGCTCGGCTGCAGACACAG GCTTCAGCAACAGTTGCCATCCCCAAGGAGCACCACCGCTTTGTCATTGGAAAGAATGGTGAGAAGCTGCAGGACCTGGAGCTCAAAACTGCAACCAAAATCCAGATCCCCCGCCCGGATGACCCCAGCAACCAGATCAAGATCACCGGCACTAAAGAAGGGATTGAGAAAGCCCGGCATGAGATCCTCCTCATCTCTGCTGAGCAg GATAAGCGTGCTGTGGAGCGGCTGGATGTGGAGAAGGTGTATCACCCCTTCATTGCTGGCCCTTACAACAAGCTGGTGAGTGAGCTCATGCAGGACACGGGGACGCGCATCAACATTCCTCCACCCAGCGTCAACAAGACAGAGATAGTCTTCACTGGAGAAAAGGAGCAGCTGGCCCAGGCTGTCGCTCGTGTTAAGAAGATCTATGAGGAGAAG aaaaagaagactACTACCATTGCGGTGGAAGTGAAGAAGTCCCAGCACAAGTATGTCATCGGCCCCAAGGGGAATTCCCTGCAGGAGATCTTGGAGAAAACTGGAGTCTCTGTCGAGATCCCACCCACTGACAGTAGCTCGGAGACGGTGATACTGCGAGGCGAGCCTGAAAAGCTTGGGCAAGCGTTGACTGAAGTCTATGCAAAG gcCAACAGTTTTACCGTCTCCTCGGTCTCTGCCCCCTCTTGGCTTCATCGTTTCATTATTggaaagaaaggacaaaacCTGGCCAAAATAACTCAGCAAATGCCAAAG GTTCACATCGAATTCACTGAAGGAGAGGATAAAATCACTTTGGAAGGACCTACAGAAGATGTGAATGTGGCTCAGGAACAGATTGAAGTCATGGTCAAGGATCTG ATCAACCGGATGGATTATGCAGAAATCAATGTCGACCACAAATTCCATCGACACCTCATTGGCAAGAACGGAGCAAACA TTAACAGGATTAAGGACCTCTACAAGGTGTCTGTACGCATTCCCCCGGACAATGAGAAGAGCAACCTGATCAGAATTGAAGGAGATCCACAGGGGGTCCAACAGGCCAAGAAAGAGCTGCTGGAACTCGCTTCCCGTATG GAAAATGAACGCACCAAGGACCTAATCATTGAGCAGAAATTCCACCGGACCATCATTGGGCAGAAGGGTGAGCGGATCCGGGAAATTCGGGAGAAATTCCCAGAG GTTATCATCAACTTCCCAGACCCAGCGCACAAGAGCGATATTGTCCAACTGAGAGGTCCCAAAAATGAGGTGGAGAAGTGCACCAAGTACATGCAAAAGATGGTGGCAGACCTG GTTGAAAACAGCTTTTCGATTTCTGTCCCAATCTTCAAACAATTCCACAAGAACATCATAGGCAAAGGAGGTGCCAACATCAAGAAG attcGTGAAGAAAGCAACACCAAGATCGATCTCCCAGCAGAGAACAGCAACTCAGAGACAATTGTTATCACAGGCAAGAGAGCAAACTGTGAAGCTGCTCGCCACAGAATTCTTGCCATCCAAAAGGAGCTG GCCAACATCACAGAGGTGGAGGTCTCTATTCCTTCCAAACTGCACAATTCCCTCATTGGCGCCAAAGGCCGCTTCATCCGCTCCATCATGGAGGAATGTGGTGGAGTCCACATCCACTTTCCCACTGAGGGCTCTGGCAGTGACACGGTGACCATCAGGGGCCCAGCCCAGGACGTGGAGAAAGccaagaagcagctgctgcacctGGCGGAGGAGAAG CAAACTAAGAGCTACACGGTGGACCTCCGTGCGAAGCCAGAGTACCACAAATTCCTTATTGGTAAGGGTGGTGGCAACATCCGTAAAGTGCGTGACAATACCGGCGCCCGCATCATCTTCCCGACCTCTGAGGACAAAGATCAGGAGCTGATTACTATCATGGGAACTGAGGAAGCTGTCAAAGAGGCACAGAAGGAGTTAGAGGCCCTCATCAAGAACCTG GATAATGTGGTTGAAGACTCCATGGTGGTTGACCCCAAGCACCACCGCCACTTTGTCATCCGGAGAGGACAAGTCCTGCGTGAGATTGCAGATGAGTATGGTGGTGTGATGGTCAGCTTCCCACGCTCCGGCACCCAGAGTGACAAAGTCACCCTCAAGGGAGCCAAGGACTGTGTGGAGGCAGCCAAGAAACGCATCCAGGAGATCATCGAGGACCTG GAAGCTCAAGTGACAATCGAATGCACCATCCCACAAAAGTTCCACCGCTCCATTATGGGCCCCAAAGGATCCCGGATCCAGCAGATCACCCGGGACTATGGTGTCCAGATCAAATTCCCTGACAGGGAGGAGAACCCAG CTCCTGTTGCAGAGCCAGCATTGCAGGAGAATGGTGAGGAGGGTGGGGAAGGCAAGGATGGGAAGGACGCAGACCCCAGCTCTCCAAGGAAGTGTGATATCATCATCATCTCTGGTCGCAGGGAGAAGTGTGAGGCAGCGAAGGAGGCACTGCAG GCTCTGGTTCCTGTCACCATTGAAGTGGAAGTTCCCTTTGATCTGCACCGTTATATCATTGGCCAGAAGGGAAGTGGGATCCGTAAAATGATGGACGAGTTTGAA GTGAACATCCAGGTCCCTGCTCCTGAGCTGCAGTCAGATATCATCACCATCACTGGGCTGGCTGCCAACCTGGACCGTGCCAAGGCTGGGCTGCTGGAAAGAGTGAAGGAGCTGCAAGCTGAACAAGAGGATCGG GCCTTGCGAAGCTTCAAGCTGACAGTCACCGTTGATCCCAAGTACCACCCCAAAATCATTGGGCGTAAGGGAGCAGTGATCACCCAGATACGCACAGAGCATGAGGTCAACATCCAGTTCCCTGACAAAGATGACGAAAGCCAG GCACAGGACCAGATCACCATCACTGGCTATGAGAAGAATGCTGAGGCTGCCCGGGATGCCATCATGAAGATCGTTGGTGAGCTGGAGCAGATGGTGTCTGAGGATGTGACTCTGGACCATCGTGTTCACGCACGTATCATCGGTGCACGTGGCAAAGCCATCCGCAAAATCATGGATGAGTTCAAG GTGGATATTCGCTTTCCCCAGAGTGGAGCTCCTGACCCCAACTGTGTGACTGTGACAGGACTCCCTGAGAATGTGGAAGAAGCTATTGATCACATCCTGAACTTGGAGGAAGAATAT CTTGCAGATGTGGTGGACAATGAGGCAATGCAAGTCTATATGAAGCCCTCTTCCCATGAAGAgtccaaggccccatccaaggGCTTTGTGGTGAGAGATGCCCCCTGGGCCACTGTCAACAATGAAAAG